A single genomic interval of Daucus carota subsp. sativus chromosome 1, DH1 v3.0, whole genome shotgun sequence harbors:
- the LOC108197724 gene encoding cationic amino acid transporter 1 has protein sequence MGDNDTGGQGAIISRRHGCSKNDLFPEESFRSWGNYSRAIRATKSRFKNRLLTRSSDNLEINEMRARSQNEMKKTLNWFDIMWFGVGSVVGAGVFVLSGQAAKNDAGPAVVISYLISGLSALLSVLCYTEFAVELPVAGGSFAYLRVELGDFLAFLAAGNLLLEYILSGASVARSWTSYFATLCNHKPDDFRIHASVLADGYNELDPIAVVLSVAICIGACLSIKGSSRFNSFATLVHLLVMIFILIAGLTKIDTSNFQPFAPFGVHGVLRASAMLFFAYVGFDGVSTLGEEIKNPGRDIPIGLIGSMLITITLYCLLSATLCLMQPYSQLDSDAPFTIAFEAVGMSWAKYIVAFGALKGMTTVVLANIIGQARYFTHIARTHMAPPFLAVINEKTKTPVNATVIMTIANCLVAFFTSLDILANLLSIATLFIFSQVSIALLVRRYYVSGETSSSDRNKLIGFLVLIIFSSIGLAIVWVVSESYIGYTVMAVLWFVSTLGLKLSLKQARKPKVWGIPWMPWLPAASILINIFIMSSIDGSSYIRFLVWTAILLIYYLLVGLHASYDAAVENTKARNVAAEMANVEAGVAPVTAPNAEEASRT, from the coding sequence ATGGGTGACAATGATACTGGTGGCCAAGGCGCAATCATATCAAGGCGCCATGGATGCAGCAAGAATGATTTGTTCCCTGAAGAATCGTTTCGAAGCTGGGGAAACTATAGCAGGGCAATCCGTGCCACTAAATCACGCTTTAAGAATCGTCTCCTGACGCGTTCAAGTGACAACCTGGAGATAAATGAAATGCGCGCTAGGAGCCAGAATGAGATGAAAAAAACACTCAATTGGTTTGATATCATGTGGTTCGGTGTTGGTTCAGTAGTAGGAGCTGGAGTTTTTGTCCTCTCAGGACAAGCTGCTAAGAATGATGCAGGCCCTGCTGTCGTGATCTCGTACCTTATTTCGGGTTTATCTGCTCTGCTTTCTGTCCTCTGTTATACTGAATTTGCTGTGGAGCTTCCTGTTGCTGGAGGCTCATTTGCGTATCTGAGAGTAGAGCTTGGTGATTTTTTGGCCTTTTTGGCTGCTGGGAATCTTCTGCTAGAGTACATTTTGTCTGGGGCAAGCGTGGCACGTTCTTGGACTTCATATTTTGCCACATTGTGTAACCACAAACCTGATGATTTCCGCATACATGCTTCAGTTCTTGCTGATGGCTACAACGAGTTGGATCCGATTGCAGTTGTTTTATCAGTGGCCATCTGCATTGGCGCGTGTCTGAGCATCAAGGGCTCTTCAAGGTTCAACTCATTCGCGACTCTGGTCCATCTTCTGGTCATGATATTTATCCTTATTGCTGGCCTCACCAAGATTGATACTTCTAATTTTCAGCCTTTTGCACCTTTTGGCGTTCATGGTGTTCTGAGAGCTTCAGCTATGCTTTTCTTTGCATATGTGGGGTTTGATGGTGTTTCGACGTTGGGGGAGGAGATCAAGAATCCGGGGAGAGACATACCTATTGGCCTCATTGGTTCAATGCTCATCACTATAACACTTTACTGCCTTTTATCAGCCACATTGTGCCTTATGCAGCCATACAGCCAGCTCGATTCAGATGCGCCATTTACAATTGCCTTCGAAGCAGTTGGAATGAGTTGGGCTAAATATATAGTCGCTTTTGGTGCATTGAAGGGAATGACTACAGTTGTGCTTGCTAACATCATTGGCCAAGCTAGATACTTCACTCACATTGCAAGAACGCATATGGCTCCTCCATTTCTTGCGGTGATCAATGAGAAAACCAAGACCCCGGTGAATGCCACTGTTATAATGACAATTGCAAACTGTCTGGTTGCCTTCTTCACAAGCCTTGATATCTTGGCAAATCTTCTCTCAATCGCCACACTTTTCATCTTCTCACAAGTTTCCATCGCGCTATTAGTCAGGAGATACTACGTGTCTGGTGAGACATCCAGTTCTGACAGAAACAAACTCATCGGATTCTTGGTTTTAATCATATTTTCATCGATAGGCTTAGCTATCGTTTGGGTAGTAAGTGAGAGTTACATTGGCTACACAGTCATGGCTGTGCTTTGGTTTGTGTCTACTCTGGGGCTGAAACTGAGTCTGAAACAAGCAAGAAAACCGAAAGTGTGGGGTATTCCATGGATGCCTTGGTTGCCAGCTGCTAGTATACTAATCAACATATTCATCATGAGTTCTATCGACGGATCTTCTTACATCAGATTCTTGGTGTGGACAGCAATTCTGTTGATCTATTACTTGCTTGTAGGATTACATGCTTCATACGATGCAGCAGTCGAAAATACGAAAGCAAGAAATGTAGCTGCAGAAATGGCCAATGTTGAAGCTGGAGTAGCACCAGTAACAGCACCAAATGCCGAAGAAGCCAGCAGAACATAG
- the LOC108193901 gene encoding cationic amino acid transporter 1 — MSTGDGSDQGKVKSRRFGCNKDNFFPGESFQSWGNYGRALRDTKSRLRNRLLTRSSDELELHEMRGRSQNEMTKTLNWFDIIWFGVGSVLGAGVFVLTGQAARDHAGPAVIISYLISGLSALLSVLCYTEFSVELPVAGGSFAYLRVELGDFIAYVAAGNILFEYIVSGASVARSWTSYFATLCNHKPDDFRIHASVLADGFNQLDPIAVLLSISICVGASLSIKGSSRFNSLVTIVNISVMVFILIAGLTKADATNFQPFAPFGIDGVLRASAILFFAYVGFDGVSTLGEEIKNPGRDIPIGLIGSMIIIITTYCLLAAALCLMQPYTQVDVDAPFTIAFTAVKMNWAKYVVAIGALEGMTTVLLSNIIGQARYVTHIARTHMAPPFLAAINEKTKTPVNATVIMTIANCIVAFFTSLDILANLLSISTLFIFSLVSIALLVRRYYVSGETTNADRNKLIGFLTMIIVSSLGLALVWVFSKNKVGYIVCVALWIIATLGLKLTVKEAKKPKLWGVPWMPWLPSASVATNVFIMGSIDGSSFIRFSIWTAGLLVYYLFVGLHASYDAANETREKFDAAQAEAATKHQSYK; from the coding sequence ATGTCGACAGGTGATGGAAGTGATCAAGGCAAGGTCAAATCAAGGCGTTTTGGGTGCAACAAGGATAATTTCTTTCCAGGAGAATCATTTCAAAGCTGGGGTAATTATGGAAGGGCATTACGTGACACAAAATCGCGGCTTAGAAATCGCCTCCTGACACGTTCTAGTGATGAATTAGAGCTACATGAAATGCGTGGTAGGAGTCAGAATGAGATGACAAAAACGTTGAACTGGTTTGATATCATCTGGTTTGGTGTTGGGTCTGTTCTGGGAGCCGGAGTTTTTGTCTTGACTGGACAAGCTGCGAGGGACCATGCTGGACCTGCTGTCATAATATCATACCTCATTTCAGGTTTATCTGCTCTGCTTTCTGTTCTCTGTTATACAGAATTTTCTGTGGAACTTCCTGTTGCTGGAGGCTCATTTGCATATTTGAGAGTCGAGCTTGGTGATTTTATTGCGTATGTTGCTGCCGGAAATATTCTTTTTGAGTATATCGTAAGTGGAGCAAGTGTGGCACGCTCATGGACTTCATATTTTGCAACATTGTGTAACCACAAACCTGATGATTTCCGCATACATGCTTCAGTTTTAGCGGACGGGTTCAACCAGTTAGATCCAATTGCGGTGCTTTTATCAATTTCCATCTGTGTTGGTGCATCTCTGAGCATTAAGGGTTCGTCAAGGTTCAACTCGCTTGTGACTATAGTCAATATTTCTGTCATGGTATTTATCCTTATAGCCGGCTTAACTAAAGCGGATGCAACTAACTTTCAACCTTTTGCACCATTTGGCATTGATGGTGTTTTGAGAGCTTCTGCTATACTTTTCTTTGCATATGTGGGATTTGACGGTGTTTCAACATTGGGTGAGGAGATCAAGAATCCGGGGAGAGACATACCTATTGGCCTCATTGGTTCgatgattattattataacaaCTTATTGCCTTCTCGCAGCAGCATTGTGCCTTATGCAGCCATACACTCAGGTTGATGTTGATGCACCATTCACAATCGCATTTACAGCCGTTAAAATGAATTGGGCGAAATATGTAGTAGCCATTGGTGCATTAGAAGGAATGACAACAGTGCTGCTTTCAAACATCATCGGTCAAGCCCGATATGTTACTCACATAGCACGAACCCACATGGCTCCCCCGTTTCTCGCTGCAATAAATGAGAAAACCAAAACACCGGTAAACGCCACTGTTATAATGACCATTGCAAACTGCATTGTTGCATTTTTTACTAGCCTCGATATCTTGGCAAACCTTCTCTCAATCTCCACACTGTTTATATTCTCACTAGTTTCCATTGCGCTATTAGTTAGAAGATACTATGTTTCCGGAGAGACTACCAATGCAGACAGAAACAAGCTTATAGGATTCTTGACTATGATCATAGTTTCTTCTCTAGGCTTAGCTCTTGTCTGGGTATTTAGCAAGAATAAAGTGGGATATATCGTGTGTGTAGCTCTGTGGATTATTGCTACCCTTGGACTAAAGCTAACTGTTAAAGAAGCAAAGAAACCGAAATTGTGGGGTGTTCCATGGATGCCTTGGTTGCCATCGGCTAGTGTAGCGACCAACGTCTTCATTATGGGTTCAATTGATGGATCGTCCTTTATCAGATTCTCAATCTGGACAGCGGGATTGTTAGTCTACTACTTGTTTGTAGGATTGCATGCTTCATATGATGCAGCGAATGAAACCAGGGAAAAATTTGATGCTGCACAAGCTGAAGCTGCAACCAAACATCAGAGTTACAAGTAG
- the LOC108205189 gene encoding cationic amino acid transporter 1 codes for MGVLSEDGTGLRRRGCSCSKEDFLPEESFRSWGNYVSALKQTPSRFMDRVLTRSADQAELEVKSRSHNEMKKTLNWWDLMWFGMGAVIGAGIFVLTGLEAKEHAGPAVVLSYVVSGISALLSVFCYTEFAVEIPVAGGSFAYLRVELGEFVAFIAAGNIILEYIIGGAAVARSWTSYLATLCNQDPDDFRIHASALTDDYNELDPIAIGIIAVICLFAVFSTKGSSRLNYIASVVHIVVILFIIIAGLINADTDNYRDFAPYKVRGIFKASAVLFFAYVGFDAVATMAEETKNPARDIPIGLVGSMVITTTLYCLLAITLCLMQPYKDIDKDAPFSVAFKAVGMNWAKYVVAAGALKGMTSVLLVGAVGQARYLTHIARTHMMPPWFANVSPKTGTPINATVVMLAATAIVAFFTKLDVLANLLSISTLFIFMLVSVALLVRRYYVSGVTTTADRNKFIACIALILGSSIATSAYWGVTEDWIGYCITVPIWILATIGIKVFVPHARDPKLWGVPLVPWLPSASIAINIFLLGSIDSASFVRFGVWTVLLLIYYIFFGLHASYDIAKEYEGKDYAMTLKKTEEGNTLSTASMAVAADQKNGHANPST; via the exons ATGGGGGTTCTTAGTGAAGATGGAACAGGGCTGAGGAGGAGAGGGTGTTCGTGTTCAAAAGAAGATTTTCTTCCCGAGGAGTCATTTAGGAGCTGGGGCAACTATGTGAGTGCCTTGAAGCAGACTCCCTCCCGGTTCATGGACCGGGTACTGACTCGATCAGCTGACCAGGCTGAGCTGGAAGTCAAATCTCGGAGCCACAATGAAATGAAGAAGACTCTAAACTGGTGGGACCTTATGTGGTTTGGTATGGGTGCTGTGATTGGAGCTGGAATATTTGTTCTCACTGGGTTAGAAGCTAAGGAGCATGCTGGCCCTGCCGTTGTTCTCTCCTATGTCGTATCTGGAATCTCTGCTTTGCTCTCTGTATTTTGCTACACTGAGTTTGCTGTGGAGATCCCTGTTGCAG GTGGCTCATTTGCCTACCTACGAGTTGAACTCGGTGAGTTTGTGGCCTTCATTGCTGCCGGAAACATAATTCTTGAGTACATAATTGGTGGTGCAGCAGTGGCTCGATCATGGACATCCTATTTAGCCACCCTTTGCAACCAAGATCCAGATGATTTTCGTATTCATGCCAGCGCGCTTACGGATGACTACAATGAACTTGACCCCATAGCTATTGGCATAATCGCAGTCATTTGTCTGTTTGCAGTTTTTAGCACCAAGGGGTCATCTCGTTTGAACTACATTGCCTCAGTCGTCCATATTGTAGTGATTCTCTTCATCATAATTGCTGGTCTTATTAATGCTGACACTGATAACTACCGTGATTTTGCACCCTATAAAGTACGCGGGATCTTCAAAGCCTCTGCTGTCTTATTTTTCGCATATGTTGGATTTGATGCTGTTGCAACGATGGCAGAGGAGACTAAGAATCCTGCTAGAGACATCCCTATTGGTCTTGTAGGTTCAATGGTGATTACCACCACTTTATATTGCTTACTAGCTATTACACTCTGTCTCATGCAACCCTACAAGGATATCGACAAAGATGCTCCATTCTCTGTTGCATTTAAAGCTGTAGGAATGAATTGGGCTAAATATGTCGTTGCAGCTGGAGCACTAAAAGGCATGACATCAGTTTTACTAGTTGGAGCTGTGGGTCAAGCTCGATATTTGACACACATTGCACGAACTCACATGATGCCACCATGGTTTGCCAATGTCAGTCCTAAAACAGGAACTCCAATTAATGCAACAGTTGTCATGCTTGCGGCAACTGCAATTGTTGCATTCTTCACTAAGCTTGATGTCCTTGCCAACCTCCTCTCAATCTCAACCCTTTTCATCTTCATGCTTGTCTCTGTTGCACTTCTTGTACGTCGCTACTATGTTAGTGGTGTGACAACAACTGCTGACCGCAATAAATTCATCGCATGTATAGCCCTCATACTCGGTTCCTCAATTGCGACTTCTGCATACTGGGGAGTTACTGAGGACTGGATTGGATATTGCATAACTGTGCCAATTTGGATACTGGCCACTATTGGAATCAAGGTTTTCGTTCCTCATGCACGGGATCCAAAGCTCTGGGGAGTTCCATTGGTGCCATGGTTGCCATCTGCATCCATTGCCATTAACATTTTCCTTCTTGGATCCATTGACAGTGCTTCATTCGTCAGGTTTGGAGTCTGGACTGTCTTGCTATTGATATATTACATATTCTTTGGCCTTCACGCTTCGTATGATATTGCCAAGGAATATGAAGGCAAAGATTACGCAATGACATTGAAGAAGACCGAAGAGGGTAATACTCTATCCACTGCATCTATGGCTGTTGCTGCTGATCAGAAGAACGGTCATGCAAATCCCAGTACCTAA